A portion of the Channa argus isolate prfri chromosome 19, Channa argus male v1.0, whole genome shotgun sequence genome contains these proteins:
- the ipo4 gene encoding importin-4 isoform X1 has translation MTEKLEEILVQLTQPDNAVIQQATAQLKQMFKDPAIIPALCAVMSGSQNPQIRQSAAVMLRLRVKKHWKKITPNDRESLKAVVLQAFMQETDHTVQHSLSQLCAIMVKHETPDRWPALLQLLNQSTNSSSPHDRQVGLLLLNKVVESNPEPFKAHYCQLLQLFSSVLQDHNNPTALYYCILTLTAITAYTGSEEMNQMRSIIPRLIAALKPLILKDQDQASEAMEVFIELMESEVSIIVPHVADIVRFCLEVGSDVSLSDSLRVKALSCITFLIKLKSKTVLKQKLLNPILQAIFPILTAAPPPGEQDPEDEEDDNVDGTDNDNPKHCAAQIIDTMALHMPPEKLFQQLMPFTQACFASENPYQKKGGLMCLAVLAEGCADHIRTKLLSSMLQTVCRHLSDSNQVVRSASLFALGQFSEHLQPEVSKYCAELMPLLLGYLSSLNEAKAGHITKAFYALENFMENLGSDIEPYLPTLMDTMLSALNNTENLKIKELAVSAIGAIANAAKELLVPYFSPVIESLKGFLTTTTEEMRSLQIQSLDTLSVLARTIGKDAISPLAAECVQLGLNLTDTIDDPDLRRCTYSLYSAVSTVSPDCLTPHLTAITTVMLLALKSNEGITAHLEEDKTFVLLDDDDDDDKEEEKDVDDFLEDEPETDVHDVAGFSVENAYIDEKEDACDALGEIAFNTGAVFQPFLKSSFQQVYEMRDFPHEDVRRAAFGAMGQICRAQHKVWKENPTEANHQALLKLLDVVLPCLVETVRTEPERQVVMGILEAMNNVIKTCKEEVFRNPSRLKEISHVIHDVLKKKTVCQDGEGDEADDEDQQAEYDAMLQEFAGEGIPLLASSVPADSFAPFLNDLLPLIMSKAKSSCTVADRSFSVGTIGEILEALVNVSGGQRLAGRLSNRLLPVLVAGVKDNDPEVRNNSVFGLGCLAQAAGPIVVSDYPMMLSVFSNLLAKESDLRVIDNLCAALCRMIMSNVDAVPLEQVVPALVAHLPLKEDMEENKTVFKCLSMLYTQSPTLIVKLMKPIIAASSHVLGNKNVSQENQKTLAMLVKELAQHHLPDFQAAVGSLPADQQAKLSAAISAL, from the exons ATGACAGAGAAACTTGAGGAGATACTTGTGCAGCTTACGCAGCCTGACAATGCAGTTATACAGCAG GCCACAGCCCAGCTCAAACAGATGTTCAAAGACCCAGCCATCATTCCTGCATTGTGTGCGGTCATGAGTGGCTCCCAAAACCCCCAg ATTCGTCAGTCAGCTGCAGTGATGCTGAGGCTGAGAGTGAAAAAACACTGGAAGAAGATTACCCCTAACGACAGAGAGAG CCTTAAGGCAGTTGTATTGCAGGCCTTCATGCAAGAAACAGA CCATACAGTGCAACATTCCCTCTCCCAGCTGTGTGCAATAATGGTTAAACATGAGACACCAGATCGCTGGCCTGCCCTGTTGCAGCTTCTCAACCAGTctaccaacagcagcagccctcACGACAGACAG GTTGGCCTCCTGCTGCTAAACAAGGTGGTGGAATCCAACCCTGAACCTTTCAAAGCTCACTATTGCCAGCTCCTGCAACTGTTTAGTTCAGTGCTGCAGGACCATAACAACCCGACTGCCCTGTACTACTGCATTCTCACCCTCACAGCCATAACTGCATACACTGGCTCAGAAGAGATG AATCAGATGCGTTCTATCATCCCAAGACTGATTGCCGCTTTGAAACCCCTCATCCTGAAAGATCAG GACCAAGCCAGTGAGGCCATGGAGGTTTTTATTGAGCTCATGGAGAGCGAGGTGTCCATCATTGTCCCTCATGTTGCTGACATTGTCCGCTTTTGCTTAGAG GTGGGCAGTGACGTCAGTCTGAGTGACTCTCTGCGGGTGAAAGCTCTCTCATGCATCACCTTTCTTATCAAATTGAAGAGCAAA ACTGTGCTAAAGCAAAAGCTACTGAACCCCATCCTACAGGCAATATTCCCCATTCTGACTGCAGCTCCACCACCTGGTGAGCAGGAcccagaggatgaggaggacgaCAATGTAGATGGCACAGACAATGACAATCCCAAACACTGTGCTGCTCAG attattgATACTATGGCACTTCATATGCCCCCTGAGAAGCTCTTTCAGCAGTTG ATGCCTTTCACCCAAGCCTGCTTTGCCAGTGAAAACCCTTATCAAAAGAAGGGGGGTCTTATGTGTCTTGCTGTGCTGGCTGAAGGATGTGCCGATCACATACGCACAAA ACTGTTGTCCTCAATGCTGCAAACAGTGTGCCGGCATCTTTCTGACAGCAATCAGGTGGTCCGCAGTGCTAGCCTCTTTGCCCTGGGACAGTTTTCTGAACATTTACAG CCTGAAGTCAGCAAGTACTGTGCAGAGTTGATGCCTTTGTTGTTGGGATACCTGTCGTCCTTGAACGAGGCCAAGGCTGGCCACATCACCAAGGCCTTCTATGCTCTGGAGAACTTTATGGAGAACCTAg GGTCTGATATTGAGCCATATCTGCCAACCCTGATGGACACTATGCTGTCAGCCCTCAACAACACGGAAAACCTTAAAATTAAAGAGCTCGCTGTATCTGCAATAGGTGCCATAG CAAATGCTGCCAAGGAGCTCCTGGTTCCCTATTTCAGTCCAGTTATTGAAAGCCTGAAGGGCTTCTTGACCACCACCACAGAGGAAATGAGATCCCTGCAAATTCAGTCCTTGG ATACTCTGTCTGTGCTTGCCCGTACCATTGGCAAAGATGCTATCAGCCCACTTGCTGCAGAGTGTGTTCAGTTGGGTTTAAACCTCACTGACACCATTGATGATCCCGACCTGAGGCGCTGCAC GTACAGTCTTTATTCTGCTGTCTCCACAGTCAGCCCTGATTGCTTGACTCCTCATCTTACCGCCATTACAACGGTCATGCTACTGGCCCTGAAATCCAATGAGGGCATCACG GCACACCTTGAAGAAGACAAGACATTCGTCCTACTCGATGATGACGATGACGAcgataaagaagaagaaaaagatgttGATGATTTTCTGGAAGATGAGCCAGAGACAGATGTCCATGATGTTGCAGG ATTTAGTGTTGAGAATGCCTACATAGATGAGAAAGAGGATGCCTGTGATGCCCTGGGAGAGATTGCCTTCAACACTGG TGCTGTCTTCCAGCCCTTCCTGAAATCCAGCTTCCAGCAGGTTTACGAGATGAGAGAT TTTCCCCACGAGGACGTCCGCAGGGCAGCATTTGGAGCCATGGGCCAGATTTGTCGAGCTCAGCACAAAGTGTGGAAGGAGAATCCTACAGAGGCCAACCATCAGG CCCTACTGAAGCTTCTGGATGTTGTGCTTCCTTGCTTGGTGGAAACGGTTCGGACAGAGCCTGAGCGGCAGGTTGTGATGGGCATCCTAGAAGCCATGAACAATGTCATCAAAACGTGCAAGGAAGAGGTTTTCAGAAATCCTTCACGACTCAAAGAGATCAGCCATGTCATTCATGATGTTCTCAAGAAAAAG ACTGTTTGTCAGGATGGTGAGGGTGATGAAGCTGATGATGAAGACCAACAG GCAGAGTACGATGCCATGCTCCAGGAATTTGCAGGGGAGGGTATCCCCCTCTTGGCGTCTTCTGTCCCTGCAGACAGCTTTGCCCCTTTCCTCAATGACCTGCTGCCTCTCATTATGAGCAAAGCT aaaTCCTCATGCACAGTAGCAGACCGCTCCTTCTCAGTGGGTACTATTGGAGAAATCCTCGAAGCTCTTGTGAACGTGTCTGGGGGCCAGAGACTAGCAGGCCGGCTGTCCAATCGTTTACTTCCTGTGTTGGTAGCTGGAGTTAAAGACAATGATCCTGAGGTTCGCAACAATAGCGTGTTCGGACTAGGATGTCTGGCTCAAGCAGCTGGACCTATTGTTGTTTC AGATTATCCCATGatgctgtctgtgttttctaACTTGCTGGCAAAAGAGTCAGACCTCAGGGTGATTGACAACCTGTGTGCTGCCCTCTGCAGGATGATCATGAGTAATGTGGATGCTGTTCCACTGGAGCAG GTTGTGCCTGCTCTGGTGGCTCATCTTCCCCTTAAAGAAGACATGGAGGAGAACAAGACTGTGTTCAAATGCCTGTCAATGTTATACACACAAAGTCCTACTCTG attgTGAAGCTGATGAAGCCCATCATTGCTGCTTCTAGTCATGTCCTGGGCAACAAGAATGTTAGTCAAG AAAACCAGAAGACTTTGGCCATGCTGGTCAAAGAATTAGCCCAGCACCACTTGCCTGACTTTCAAGCAGCTGTTGGCTCACTTCCTGCAGACCAGCAGGCCAAGCTCAGTGCAGCCATCTCTGCCTTGTAG
- the ipo4 gene encoding importin-4 isoform X2: MLRLRVKKHWKKITPNDRESLKAVVLQAFMQETDHTVQHSLSQLCAIMVKHETPDRWPALLQLLNQSTNSSSPHDRQVGLLLLNKVVESNPEPFKAHYCQLLQLFSSVLQDHNNPTALYYCILTLTAITAYTGSEEMNQMRSIIPRLIAALKPLILKDQDQASEAMEVFIELMESEVSIIVPHVADIVRFCLEVGSDVSLSDSLRVKALSCITFLIKLKSKTVLKQKLLNPILQAIFPILTAAPPPGEQDPEDEEDDNVDGTDNDNPKHCAAQIIDTMALHMPPEKLFQQLMPFTQACFASENPYQKKGGLMCLAVLAEGCADHIRTKLLSSMLQTVCRHLSDSNQVVRSASLFALGQFSEHLQPEVSKYCAELMPLLLGYLSSLNEAKAGHITKAFYALENFMENLGSDIEPYLPTLMDTMLSALNNTENLKIKELAVSAIGAIANAAKELLVPYFSPVIESLKGFLTTTTEEMRSLQIQSLDTLSVLARTIGKDAISPLAAECVQLGLNLTDTIDDPDLRRCTYSLYSAVSTVSPDCLTPHLTAITTVMLLALKSNEGITAHLEEDKTFVLLDDDDDDDKEEEKDVDDFLEDEPETDVHDVAGFSVENAYIDEKEDACDALGEIAFNTGAVFQPFLKSSFQQVYEMRDFPHEDVRRAAFGAMGQICRAQHKVWKENPTEANHQALLKLLDVVLPCLVETVRTEPERQVVMGILEAMNNVIKTCKEEVFRNPSRLKEISHVIHDVLKKKTVCQDGEGDEADDEDQQAEYDAMLQEFAGEGIPLLASSVPADSFAPFLNDLLPLIMSKAKSSCTVADRSFSVGTIGEILEALVNVSGGQRLAGRLSNRLLPVLVAGVKDNDPEVRNNSVFGLGCLAQAAGPIVVSDYPMMLSVFSNLLAKESDLRVIDNLCAALCRMIMSNVDAVPLEQVVPALVAHLPLKEDMEENKTVFKCLSMLYTQSPTLIVKLMKPIIAASSHVLGNKNVSQENQKTLAMLVKELAQHHLPDFQAAVGSLPADQQAKLSAAISAL, from the exons ATGCTGAGGCTGAGAGTGAAAAAACACTGGAAGAAGATTACCCCTAACGACAGAGAGAG CCTTAAGGCAGTTGTATTGCAGGCCTTCATGCAAGAAACAGA CCATACAGTGCAACATTCCCTCTCCCAGCTGTGTGCAATAATGGTTAAACATGAGACACCAGATCGCTGGCCTGCCCTGTTGCAGCTTCTCAACCAGTctaccaacagcagcagccctcACGACAGACAG GTTGGCCTCCTGCTGCTAAACAAGGTGGTGGAATCCAACCCTGAACCTTTCAAAGCTCACTATTGCCAGCTCCTGCAACTGTTTAGTTCAGTGCTGCAGGACCATAACAACCCGACTGCCCTGTACTACTGCATTCTCACCCTCACAGCCATAACTGCATACACTGGCTCAGAAGAGATG AATCAGATGCGTTCTATCATCCCAAGACTGATTGCCGCTTTGAAACCCCTCATCCTGAAAGATCAG GACCAAGCCAGTGAGGCCATGGAGGTTTTTATTGAGCTCATGGAGAGCGAGGTGTCCATCATTGTCCCTCATGTTGCTGACATTGTCCGCTTTTGCTTAGAG GTGGGCAGTGACGTCAGTCTGAGTGACTCTCTGCGGGTGAAAGCTCTCTCATGCATCACCTTTCTTATCAAATTGAAGAGCAAA ACTGTGCTAAAGCAAAAGCTACTGAACCCCATCCTACAGGCAATATTCCCCATTCTGACTGCAGCTCCACCACCTGGTGAGCAGGAcccagaggatgaggaggacgaCAATGTAGATGGCACAGACAATGACAATCCCAAACACTGTGCTGCTCAG attattgATACTATGGCACTTCATATGCCCCCTGAGAAGCTCTTTCAGCAGTTG ATGCCTTTCACCCAAGCCTGCTTTGCCAGTGAAAACCCTTATCAAAAGAAGGGGGGTCTTATGTGTCTTGCTGTGCTGGCTGAAGGATGTGCCGATCACATACGCACAAA ACTGTTGTCCTCAATGCTGCAAACAGTGTGCCGGCATCTTTCTGACAGCAATCAGGTGGTCCGCAGTGCTAGCCTCTTTGCCCTGGGACAGTTTTCTGAACATTTACAG CCTGAAGTCAGCAAGTACTGTGCAGAGTTGATGCCTTTGTTGTTGGGATACCTGTCGTCCTTGAACGAGGCCAAGGCTGGCCACATCACCAAGGCCTTCTATGCTCTGGAGAACTTTATGGAGAACCTAg GGTCTGATATTGAGCCATATCTGCCAACCCTGATGGACACTATGCTGTCAGCCCTCAACAACACGGAAAACCTTAAAATTAAAGAGCTCGCTGTATCTGCAATAGGTGCCATAG CAAATGCTGCCAAGGAGCTCCTGGTTCCCTATTTCAGTCCAGTTATTGAAAGCCTGAAGGGCTTCTTGACCACCACCACAGAGGAAATGAGATCCCTGCAAATTCAGTCCTTGG ATACTCTGTCTGTGCTTGCCCGTACCATTGGCAAAGATGCTATCAGCCCACTTGCTGCAGAGTGTGTTCAGTTGGGTTTAAACCTCACTGACACCATTGATGATCCCGACCTGAGGCGCTGCAC GTACAGTCTTTATTCTGCTGTCTCCACAGTCAGCCCTGATTGCTTGACTCCTCATCTTACCGCCATTACAACGGTCATGCTACTGGCCCTGAAATCCAATGAGGGCATCACG GCACACCTTGAAGAAGACAAGACATTCGTCCTACTCGATGATGACGATGACGAcgataaagaagaagaaaaagatgttGATGATTTTCTGGAAGATGAGCCAGAGACAGATGTCCATGATGTTGCAGG ATTTAGTGTTGAGAATGCCTACATAGATGAGAAAGAGGATGCCTGTGATGCCCTGGGAGAGATTGCCTTCAACACTGG TGCTGTCTTCCAGCCCTTCCTGAAATCCAGCTTCCAGCAGGTTTACGAGATGAGAGAT TTTCCCCACGAGGACGTCCGCAGGGCAGCATTTGGAGCCATGGGCCAGATTTGTCGAGCTCAGCACAAAGTGTGGAAGGAGAATCCTACAGAGGCCAACCATCAGG CCCTACTGAAGCTTCTGGATGTTGTGCTTCCTTGCTTGGTGGAAACGGTTCGGACAGAGCCTGAGCGGCAGGTTGTGATGGGCATCCTAGAAGCCATGAACAATGTCATCAAAACGTGCAAGGAAGAGGTTTTCAGAAATCCTTCACGACTCAAAGAGATCAGCCATGTCATTCATGATGTTCTCAAGAAAAAG ACTGTTTGTCAGGATGGTGAGGGTGATGAAGCTGATGATGAAGACCAACAG GCAGAGTACGATGCCATGCTCCAGGAATTTGCAGGGGAGGGTATCCCCCTCTTGGCGTCTTCTGTCCCTGCAGACAGCTTTGCCCCTTTCCTCAATGACCTGCTGCCTCTCATTATGAGCAAAGCT aaaTCCTCATGCACAGTAGCAGACCGCTCCTTCTCAGTGGGTACTATTGGAGAAATCCTCGAAGCTCTTGTGAACGTGTCTGGGGGCCAGAGACTAGCAGGCCGGCTGTCCAATCGTTTACTTCCTGTGTTGGTAGCTGGAGTTAAAGACAATGATCCTGAGGTTCGCAACAATAGCGTGTTCGGACTAGGATGTCTGGCTCAAGCAGCTGGACCTATTGTTGTTTC AGATTATCCCATGatgctgtctgtgttttctaACTTGCTGGCAAAAGAGTCAGACCTCAGGGTGATTGACAACCTGTGTGCTGCCCTCTGCAGGATGATCATGAGTAATGTGGATGCTGTTCCACTGGAGCAG GTTGTGCCTGCTCTGGTGGCTCATCTTCCCCTTAAAGAAGACATGGAGGAGAACAAGACTGTGTTCAAATGCCTGTCAATGTTATACACACAAAGTCCTACTCTG attgTGAAGCTGATGAAGCCCATCATTGCTGCTTCTAGTCATGTCCTGGGCAACAAGAATGTTAGTCAAG AAAACCAGAAGACTTTGGCCATGCTGGTCAAAGAATTAGCCCAGCACCACTTGCCTGACTTTCAAGCAGCTGTTGGCTCACTTCCTGCAGACCAGCAGGCCAAGCTCAGTGCAGCCATCTCTGCCTTGTAG
- the si:ch211-196f5.2 gene encoding uncharacterized protein si:ch211-196f5.2 yields the protein MVRVELEWELPMSMTLPIQLQPDPAHQPFPFLDTTLADLGIQESQVKERVVWVDTKKTQVKNKAGKLKEKEITILEVRVKAQRPGDKQLQEVLYSTEAHTDRSFCRTGMNIQPWKQRYMGDNGLATAQITMALDTESQQPDCTEAHEQRKI from the exons ATGGTGCGTGTTGAGCTAGAGTGGGAGCTCCCTATGTCGATGACACTGCCCATTCAGCTGCAGCCTGACCCGGCACACCAACCCTTCCCCTTCCTGGACACGACACTGGCCGACCTGGGCATCCAAGA atcCCAGGTGAAGGAGAGGGTGGTGTGGGTTGACACTAAGAAGACGCAGGTGAAGAACAAAGCAGGGAAGCTGAAGGAGAAGGAGATCACCATCCTAGAG GTGCGAGTAAAAGCCCAGAGGCCTGGAGATAAACAGCTCCAGGAGGTTCTGTACAGCACTGAGGCGCACACTGACCGCTCCTTTTGCCGCACTGGAATGAATATCCAGCCGTGGAAACAAAGATATATGG GGGACAATGGACTGGCAACAGCACAGATCACAATGGCACTGGACACAGAAAGCCAGCAGCCTGACTGTACTGAGGCTCACGAACAAAGGAAGATCTGA